In the genome of Leptospiraceae bacterium, one region contains:
- a CDS encoding serine O-acetyltransferase → MKSFLFKFFEVFFYLYEDIKAIYRNDPAARGLEVILYPSLHAMIFHRLICHPLYKIKLYFLARLFSQISRFLTGLEIHPGAKIGPGFFCDHGMGVVIGETAEIGKNCVMFHGVTLGGTGKHKTKRHPTIGDNVFIGTHSTLLGPIYVGDNVKIGAETVIVNRDVPPNCTVVGAPGVIVKRGNRRVNPPESLPLSEYRLSELQREEKETKEKSTSISWNFMDGDGI, encoded by the coding sequence ATGAAGTCTTTCCTTTTCAAATTTTTTGAGGTTTTCTTTTATTTGTATGAAGATATTAAAGCCATTTATAGAAATGACCCTGCGGCCAGAGGTTTAGAAGTAATTCTGTATCCCAGCTTACATGCCATGATTTTCCATCGTTTGATTTGCCATCCTTTGTATAAAATCAAACTTTACTTTTTAGCAAGGCTATTTTCTCAAATTTCACGGTTTTTGACTGGCTTGGAAATCCATCCAGGAGCGAAGATCGGACCAGGTTTTTTTTGCGATCACGGCATGGGGGTTGTGATTGGTGAAACAGCAGAAATTGGGAAAAACTGCGTGATGTTTCATGGTGTGACATTGGGTGGGACCGGAAAACACAAAACCAAACGTCATCCTACCATTGGAGATAATGTTTTCATTGGAACCCATAGCACTCTTTTGGGTCCTATCTATGTGGGAGATAATGTGAAAATTGGTGCCGAAACCGTGATTGTGAACCGAGACGTTCCCCCTAATTGCACTGTCGTCGGAGCTCCAGGAGTTATCGTGAAAAGAGGGAATCGCAGAGTCAATCCACCTGAGTCCCTCCCTCTGAGTGAATATCGTCTCTCAGAACTCCAACGAGAAGAAAAGGAAACCAAAGAGAAAAGCACGAGCATTTCGTGGAATTTCATGGATGGAGATGGAATTTGA
- a CDS encoding glycosyltransferase family 4 protein, translating into MSNALTIYFDARMLGHSGIGTQIEEVISNLLKSPGIELYLIGKNQTIYEFFPHLPSSQVIDYDAPIYSIKEQIRYPKRKTNKGLYHFPHYNANLFQLSNGIVVIHDLIHLDSDEFKKIHYQAYAKLLLSNIVRRAKAIVTVSRYTKQRLQEVFPFHKDNIYVVHNGINHEVFYPATKNEISEFKNKYHLPNEFLLVVGIGKKHKNLDTLLIALKRLWKEKNFKLPLVVAGTNRKVPNYVKDLITKDIEKNLLFLPFIPKQEIRLLYASSLAFIMPSKIEGFGFPLLEAMACGVPTISSNKASLPEIAEKATLYFDPYNPEEIEQSILKITHDSKLRNHLIQEGKKQAKKFDWKTHVRKLIEIYKKYY; encoded by the coding sequence ATGTCAAATGCTTTAACGATTTATTTTGATGCAAGGATGTTAGGACACTCAGGAATAGGAACCCAGATCGAAGAAGTGATCTCAAACCTCCTCAAGTCTCCCGGAATCGAACTATATTTGATTGGGAAAAATCAAACTATCTATGAGTTTTTTCCTCACTTGCCCTCATCCCAAGTTATTGATTATGATGCCCCCATCTATTCCATTAAAGAACAGATCCGTTATCCAAAAAGAAAAACCAACAAAGGGTTATATCATTTCCCCCATTATAATGCCAATTTATTTCAACTTTCAAATGGAATCGTTGTTATTCATGACTTGATTCATTTGGACTCTGATGAATTCAAAAAAATTCATTATCAAGCCTACGCGAAACTACTTCTGAGTAATATTGTAAGAAGAGCGAAAGCTATCGTGACTGTTTCCCGCTACACAAAGCAAAGATTACAAGAAGTATTTCCCTTTCACAAAGATAATATTTATGTTGTGCATAATGGAATTAATCATGAAGTTTTCTACCCAGCAACCAAAAACGAAATTTCCGAATTCAAAAACAAATACCATTTACCCAATGAATTTTTGCTGGTTGTAGGAATCGGCAAAAAGCACAAAAACTTAGACACACTTCTCATCGCCTTAAAAAGACTATGGAAAGAAAAGAACTTCAAGCTCCCCTTAGTTGTTGCTGGCACTAATCGTAAAGTACCTAATTATGTGAAGGATCTGATTACAAAAGACATTGAAAAAAATCTTTTATTTCTACCCTTCATACCAAAACAAGAGATTCGTTTGCTCTATGCATCTTCTTTGGCTTTTATAATGCCATCGAAAATTGAAGGCTTTGGCTTTCCTTTATTAGAGGCAATGGCATGTGGTGTCCCTACGATTTCTTCTAACAAGGCAAGCCTACCAGAAATAGCCGAAAAAGCTACTCTTTATTTCGACCCATATAACCCCGAAGAAATCGAACAATCTATTTTAAAAATCACACATGATAGTAAATTAAGAAACCATCTCATCCAAGAAGGGAAAAAACAAGCAAAGAAATTCGATTGGAAAACCCATGTAAGAAAATTAATAGAAATTTATAAAAAATATTATTAA
- a CDS encoding helicase-related protein, with translation MTKEFVYHVSEEEKLPLVLNKIYFSKNRIVLFIKDRQRLNTFFDYFKDYAIPYSHLYTANQNLSFKNFNEGKSKVFLISDENIESKSFYIYNCDEVIHYDIPSHPINYSKRNEIIKNQEVIKKIHLYCNEREHQDLKAIEVYFDKKFIVGKIIPKHLELPKFIKKPKKGQTKKVARKKEKIHKSMKKEIKRTIPTKKEVIIVESQAQQQEPWWKRILNRIKSIFGKSN, from the coding sequence ATGACAAAAGAGTTTGTGTATCATGTCTCTGAAGAAGAAAAATTGCCACTTGTATTAAATAAAATCTACTTTTCAAAGAATCGTATTGTTCTATTTATAAAAGACAGACAACGATTGAATACGTTCTTTGATTACTTCAAAGACTATGCAATCCCCTATAGCCATTTATACACAGCAAATCAAAATTTATCTTTTAAAAACTTTAATGAAGGGAAAAGTAAAGTTTTTTTAATAAGTGATGAAAACATAGAATCAAAATCATTTTATATTTACAACTGTGATGAAGTTATCCATTATGATATTCCATCTCATCCCATAAACTATTCAAAAAGAAATGAGATAATCAAGAATCAAGAGGTGATCAAAAAGATACATCTATATTGTAATGAAAGGGAGCATCAGGATTTAAAAGCAATTGAAGTTTACTTTGATAAAAAGTTCATCGTTGGGAAAATCATACCTAAGCACCTCGAGCTACCAAAATTCATCAAAAAACCGAAAAAAGGTCAAACCAAGAAAGTAGCACGAAAAAAAGAAAAAATTCACAAATCCATGAAAAAAGAAATCAAAAGAACCATTCCAACGAAAAAAGAAGTTATTATCGTAGAATCCCAAGCACAACAACAAGAGCCATGGTGGAAACGTATTTTGAATCGTATCAAAAGTATTTTTGGAAAATCAAATTAG